In Mustela lutreola isolate mMusLut2 chromosome 4, mMusLut2.pri, whole genome shotgun sequence, the genomic stretch TTTCTGAAGACAAAGGATGAGTGAAGCAAACTACTAGGCTCCTTTCCTGAGGGTTGAATGCAGCCTGGCAAGCAAGGCTGCTTTTTATGCTGTGCAAGATTTTACACAGATGTGATGCATATAGTCGCAGCATGTGGGATCTTGGGCCCAGAGCTGATGTCCAAAGCAGCAGCGTGGGACACCTTAGTGGCACGTCAGTCAGGAGAGGTTATGGGACTCGGTCTTCACACAGAAGCCAGATTAGGCTTCCCATGTCCTGGACTGGCTATTTGGCTTTGATCGGGCTCACTTTAGCTAGAAAGACAAGAACCCTCTTCGCgtttcctccctgctcctctcccgtCCCTTCCCCTCTGCACCAGGACAAGGCCCGGCAGCAGTGCGGCCTGTACCTCCTACGAGCCCCCACACTCCCCTCCTGTCCTCATCCATCCAAACTCCCCGCCTACTTCCTACTTCCTGAGCAGTCTCACCAGTGTCCTCACGGTGCCTCTGTATCCTCCTAGCTCTCCACGATGACCTGATGGAAGAGCTACTACCCACTTTGAGGGCCGAGGAGGAAACTCTGACTCTCCCTCAGGTAAACTCATtgttcaagattttgtttatttgaaagacagaaagacagagaaggggagagagagacagatagacagacagagagtgcacgagagcgcaagcagggggagtagcagagggagaggaagaagcgggctcccctttcgagcagggtgcccaatgtgggcctccatcccaggaccctaggatcaggtcctgagctgtaggcagaagcTTCAATGTCTGAGCCACTCAGTCAGCTCGCTAAAGTCATTTTGTGCTTCTGAGGGACAGCCagtgtttgatttctctttccatgAAAGTGTCTGAGCATGGACATGCCAGAGGGGAGAGACCATGTCCTTGGTGCTGAGAGCCTGCCGTGAGTTTATACCATTAACGGACAGCAGATTGAGACGGGCACCACCATTGCTTAGGCAATGGATGGTCGTGAGCATTTTCCACCAGGTCGTTCTGTCTATGGGAAATGGCTTTGGAATGAGTTGCTGACGAAAATGGATGGGGGAATTTTGACATAACATGCCGGAGCCAAGGACAAGGGGGTCATTTTCGGGAggtcatttcctcctcctctggatcATAGACTCAATGAACGCATCGCATCTAGCTTGCTTACGACACACACCAAGGGCACAGAGATGTGTGCACACGGTGTGCACAGGGTGCGGGGATCCTCActgggttttcctttctccaacTGCAGGAGGCGGCGACTGGATACACCCCATATGCTTATTCCCCCATCACTCCATTTAGGGGGACAGATCTAACTCAACAAGGTAgggttttctctcctcctttggtcTGGAGAGCTTCCCCCCTTCTGAGTTCCTCCCGGGAACAGAGGCTGGGGCGGACTGAACAAACGGAGTGTCCTGCAGAAACCCAGGACCCTGTGCTACAGTCCCTGCAAACCAGTAGGTCATTTGGGCGGTGTGCTTGGTGCGTCGGAGGGTTGGGGCTCGCTTTCACGTGGGTCGATGCGACGGGACCGGGCATGTGGGTGTGTGGACTACGTGCGTTTCACCAGAAGACATCTCCCACTGAATGGACTTGAGGGCATGGGTCAAAGTTTCAAAGCCAAACCTCCTTCATTCCTGCTGCACACACCCCGCTAGGACACCACATTCCTCGCTGACCACAGCTCCACCTGGAGGGTTGCTCAGGATTCCGTCTCCTCAGACAGGGacggggagaaaggaaggggcccACATCTGTCCTAGCTCGGGACGTTTCTCAGACAGGGTCAAAACACAAAGGAATCAGAAGCTACTTTAGTCGACCCAAACATCACCACCAGCCTTACAAAAACGCTTCCATCTTGAATGCACATAGAGGGAAGGCTCACTGGCAAATGGCAATGGCCAGGAAAGCTTCATCATTAGCTCGGGGCCCGATCCGACTTCCTGACAATCTGCTACATGGCCAGGTTAGAGAGTGCCCTTCTCTCGCCTGGCCTCTGCGCTCTCGTGAACTTGCCGGATCCTGACTGGGGGAGCTGGGTCCTGGGAAACTGGGTCCCGCGGACTCCAAGGACACACCCACATgccacaggaaaggaaagactGGGAAGAATCAGCACTTTGCGGATGGGGACTCTGTTGGAATGGTCAGATGTCAGTACATAGAAATCTTGGGTCTTTGGTTTTCCTGACCCTGCATGACTCAGGGACAAATAGAAACCTCTAGGGTACTTGTGCTTGCATTGAATGCAACCCTGCCACACAGTGTTCTTCTGCAGAAATACAATCTCCTAGAAGAGGCGAGAGGTAGGTGGGAGCAGCCAAGAAACGGTCTTGACCATGACCATGACACAGGCGCTGGTTGGAGGAACTTGCCTGTCAGTATGGAACGTGTCTCTTAGTGTTTACCCTTTCTGCTTGAAGAGGTCACCCTGATTCCACTCCCTGTAGCTCAAGTTCAGAGTCAATATTTCTCCCTCCATTCCTGCTCCTTGCCCTGACCTCTCTCGATGCAGCAGCAGCTTGCTCAGTCCATACCCACGCCATACACTCCCGGGCACGCCCACCCCAAGCGAAACTCCCTGAGCTCTTCCTGCCGAGCCCCACCAGTGGACTGACCATTCTGTGGATCTCTCCCTAGCTTGGCTGGATGGACAGGCGGGTGAGCGTTCAACaggaaagaatgaggaagacGCCCCGTTTTACACCAGAGTGGTAGGCTGGCCTTTCTTTGGGGGAGACACAAAACTCTTCTGGCTTTTTAAATCAAGGTCacataaaaaaaatctcagcatgcACCATTGACAGGGTAGGGAGAAGTTTGAGAGAGAATCTGTTACCAAATGCTACCTAAGCCCGAAGGCATTGCAGGGGGGCTGGGACAACCACAGCAGGATCACCTAccatctggagggcagggagcttTGGTATGGGTAGCAGCTATTCCTCCTTACCACCTATTTTGTCCAGTGGGACCTGGAACGTGGGACCTCTAGGAAGACTGGGCACATCTGCAGAGGACTCATTTTGCTCTTGTCACACTTTGTGGCTCACGGGCCTCTAGCACACTTCCGCATCGGgcttcctcccatcccccagggAACAAAAGAGCCATGCAAACAGGACAAAGCCTGATTTGAtgttcatactgttttcttttctgaaatcacAGGTGTCCCTGCTGGAAGGGGATGGCGGTAAGTATTCTGTACTCTAGAGTCACTCACTTGTTTGCAACAAACTGGAAAAGGGCAAAGGTCGGGGCTTCCTCACAGGCTCCACGACGACAACCACCCTGATTCCAGGTCCGGCGGGACTGAGAAGAAGGGTCGGAGTaacagaaagggattttctggGAAAAGACCCGTGGCCTCATGGCCCTGTCCCCAGAAACTACTGCGCTGCTGTTAGGTGGTGCAGGTTTGGGGACAGGCAGTAGGTGTGCCTTGGAGATGGACTATTTCACAGCTAACCTAGGCCCTGTAGCTCCAACAGGAGCCAGAGTTTCTATTCACatccctgctcctctccaggaCCTTTCATCCTCCATCCAGGAAGGGCCCACTGCAGCTCAGTCCATACTGATGAGCTCCCCACTTCCACACACTTGTCCACACGTGCACGCCAAGCAAAGCTCCCCGAGCGATTCCCGAAGAGTCCCATCGGGGTCCCGACACTCTCTGTGTGTATCCACCTAGATCCCCTCGACAGTCTGTTCGATGACCTTGACGTGgacagcacagaaggagaggtCCCATTTTTCACCAAGGTGGTAAGTTAGCCTGCCTTCAGGTGAGGTACAGCATCCCTTATGTCCCTGATACTCGCAATCAGATCCGAACACCTCAGCACGTACAATGTCCTTGGTGAGGAGATTCTTGAGGGAGCGACTCTTAGCCAGGGACACCCCATTTCAAAGACCCTGAAGGAAACAGCAGGTTCGGTTACAGTCCACAGGGTCCTTAGCTTTTTCACGGGTGCTACTGACACTGCCGTGCCACCAATGGACCCAGGGCATGCGATCTCTAGGTGGATTCCATATCACTGCCCATGACCCTGCACATCACCAAGAGACCAAAAGAGCTGTGCACACAGGACGAGGCAGGACTTGATGttcatcatgttttcttttctgaaatcacAGGTGGCCCTGCTGGAAAGGGAGCATGGTAAGTATGCTGTCCTCTAGAGTCACTCATTGCTTTTGAGCAACCTGGACAATGGGCAAGGTGGGGCCTCCTTGCAGGCTCCATCTTGAGAGCTACCCAGAATCCAGATCCTGTTGCAACGAGACTAAGGGTCACGTTCCGGACTGAGACCCGAGGCCTCGTGACCCTGGCCCTGGAAGCTACCGTGCTGCTCTTAGGTGCTGTAGGATCGGGTGCTGGGCACAAGGTCTGTTTCCATGGGAATCCATGTGCTGTGATTCGCagggttggtgtgtgtgtgtcaggtggATGAATGCTGTGCTCTCGAACGTGTCTGGTCCCCTCAAAATGGCGATTAATGGTGTCTGCGTTCTCAGGGATGTTTCCCATCACTGTCACGTCATGAACGTCCATTCATGGGAAAACTATTCAACACCTACAATTGAAAGAGGTGTTCTTTCCTTGCAAATACACATCAattcccccagaaaacaaatccCGTCGCTAACTAGGAAGGGCTAGACTGTGCCCCAAAGACACAAGTGTGTCTTTTCCAATCCCTGTTACTGAGTCAGTGTCCATGGGGCTCTCCCGCCAAGCTAGTTCTCGGGCGAGAATGGTCACAGCACCTCCCTCTTGAcactgcactcacacacacacatctctgcaTCAGAGGCCCCACGATGCGTCTTCCCAACCTCATCGAAAACACTGAGTGCGGGGACACACTTCCTCCCTTCTGCAGGTGGCTTCCGGGGCAGCCGCGTACAATAGCCCATTTGGGGATGACCCGCACAAAGGGGTAGTGGCCAGGGAACAGATGGGGCCAATTCACTCCGTGTTTCTCCATGGAGATCTACCATTTCCCTGCAGATACTGTGTCTGAGAATGCAACTGGCCTTCTCCCAGGGAAATCCCACACCCACCACTGGTCCTTGCTGGGGATCTTGTAGGTGGTTCCAAAAGGTGTCCTATCCAAGGGGAATGAGGTGGTCTTCAGGGACTGAGCatcactgggggcacctgggcccCCTCCATGCAGGAACGAAGGATGCTCTGTGCATCGCAAGGTGGCCAAAGAGAACCTCAAACCTCAACAGGGGTGACAGAACAATCATCACCCATTTCGCTGGCCATCTGTCCATGCAAGAGGGCCTTGTTAGATTCGGAAGGTTTGGGCCAAGAGACAACTCAAGGGAGTTCAGTGCCTGGGAATGGAAACAGAGCCAAATCAGGGTTTCAGGGTTCTTTGGCAGACAACAAGACTTTCTCTCATGAGAAACATGTATTGGAACAGAATCTGATTTTCCAACATCTCTTTTTCTCACTCGCATGCGCGGAATCCACGGGAGTACATTTCGCTGCTCTCCGAGGACACTCAACGGGCTTTTCCAGGGTAgttgcaccagtctgcattccatGAATTGCATACAAAGTCTCTaattttctgcctccttccaacatgggtcctgggtttgaattcctGGTTTGGGTCCTCGCCACCCTAACTGACAATGCCACAGCTCAGCATCCTTTGGATTCGCATTGCCCTCACGATGCCttacgttgagcatcttttcgtacGATGTCTGTCTGACTGGCCGAGTCATTCGTTCCCTTTGCAGCACAGACTATTCCAGTCTTTTTCTCGATTCTTTCATTTGGTGAAATCCCGGTcttcttttgtttggttggttttctttgttgttcttcctttttgTCAGTGAACACACCTTTTCTGAAATAAGGATTGCCAAGGGTGTCTCCAATCTGTGggctgccttttcactctgttcacTGTTTCAGAAGAGGATGCTTTTCCTGGGCGGTCCTCTTGGGAAGCATCGTGATGCCAACATGAGCGCATTTCCTTGGGCATTTCTCTTccgctcccaggtgcccctgcctatTTGTATGCCAGCACCCTCCTGTTGGCTCGGGGGAATCATCCAAGGTATTGGAAGGTCAGCTTCTAGAGACCCACCACCGACTTCTTCATATTCAGAAACGTCGTGGTTCGCTGTGTTCCTTTATGGTTTCCTTATCTATTCTAGCAGCTCCTCTGTCCCGAGAGCATCACATTGTATGCTTTCGATCAGTGCTGCACGGAATCCGCTCCCCATTTATTCTAGGAACTGGGGCTTCACCTTAATCTCTTCGGGTCCAAAGACCTCCAGCAGCACCTGGTGGGTGTGTGTGAGCCCAGGAACGTCTTCCCTTGATCAACATCCCTGTCAAGCCAGCCACTGATGCCCGAGCAATACACAGGAGAGCAGGCCTCCTCTCTCGCTCCTGGTTTGTGTCTAGTGCTGAGTGATCCAGGAAAGAGTCTGTCTAGGATCCATCATACACAGTCATTTATTATCTCAGCGCAGTACACGGAAATCATCAAGGGAACAAAAATGTCCAGTTGCTCATTCCCACTAGCCACACGTCAAGAGTCCCATAACGACTGGAGTTTCTGATGGTTGCGCTGGGAGGGGACAGCGGTCATGGGCATGCAGAACTGACACTGAGGTGACTGCTGCAGTGTCCTGGTCTCATTAGAAGGCATGAAACTCCAATCCCTGTCTCCTCCAAGGGCTCCGGCTCCGCCAGCCCCGTGAACCTCTGAGAGCACTGCAGAAGGGTCAGGCAGATGCTGCACGGCCCAGAGACATCTCAACGCACCTGGGATGAAGGGGTGAGGCGGTTTCTCTCCTAACGGCATTGCTCCTCTTTCAGTTCTTGCAGATCTACTGATAGAGAGCATCGAGGACTACTCCTTCAGTGAGGACGAAATCTCTTCAGGTAGGGAATGGCACCGAGGAGGGGAACACTGGGACAGGGCTCCCAGGAACATGGGGTTGCCCCTGCCGctctggagaaggaagaaggtggGTCAAAAACCACCAAGGAAAGCGATGCTCTGGCACAGGCATGATTTGCTCATGTCACGTTCTCAGGATGAAAAGAACAGACGAGGTGTCCACGGGCCTTTAGGGTAGGCTGGGTTTGTCATCACCACTCGACTCCTTGCGTGGCTCCTTGAAGGAGCTGCTCGTGCCTCCCTTGGCCACTGCCACACGTCAAAGCTTGGCCTCTTTGCTCATGGCCTCTCGGGAATGGTGCACAAGAGATTCTGCATCATTCTTGGCACGGGCCCAGACCTAGTCATGCTCAGGACTTGGCGGCCCCAACCGCACTCTCCTGGGCAAGCGACACTATGCGACACTCCGTTCTGGTCTGAGCCAGGAGGTATAAGACAGGTCTAAATTCTCTCCCTCATAACCTCCACTACCAAACCATCCTGGTTCTCTCCAAGCTGCTGTACTTCAAGGGGACGCCCAGAGCTGCAGAAGGGAAAGCGTACTTCCCCTGGGTTCACTACACAGGCTCCCGTAAATCGGAGCTTCTGCCAGCCTTCACACCCCAGCCGAGTCTGACCTGGGGACGTGTTCCCAAGGGTGGGATGGCCCCATGCAGCTGCCCTGGAGAACCCCTGTCATGGGCCACGGTCCCCCGGGCCTGTGTGAAGGGGCTGCTGGACCTGCTTCACACACTTGCTGCCCCGGGTCCACTCTACCTCTCACTAGCTGGCATCGAAGCATAGCACAGAGCCTCTTGGGAGCAGGGACAGGGAGTCATGGTTCCTCTCACAAACCCACCTCGCTGGCCCACAGCCCTGGCCATGCTCCCCACTCCCTAGGCATGCCCAAACGGCAAACATTCCTCAGGCCTGCCCAGGGCCCTACACACACCCCGACCCCGTCCATTCCTGGCAAGCCTCAGCAGGAGCACTGGCAGGAATCCCGTGTTTCAGTAACCACACCGCTGGACGTTTTCCAGCCCTGAACAGCTGAGGGCGCCTGCACAATTTCCCATGCTCCTGTCTCCATTCAACCTCTGTAACACTTAGGGAAACAGAGGGTGTTGCGTTCCCTGAAACACGTCCCTGGGAAGGTCATCCCAGTCCCTGGGCAGACATGGGCTGTGGGGACGTGGTGGGCCATCTCTCCCGGCACTTCCCCAGCAATCCCAGACCCATGACAGCTGCTCCCAGCACAGACGGATCGGGGGATTGATTCCAGGGGACCCAGGAtatctcctctctttccttggtGGCCCCCTCCTGGACAACAATAGGACTGGTGGAGCTTGGCAGGGGAAGGACAAGGAGCATCTctaggggaggaggtggaggaggaggaggaggaggaggaggacgaaggagagcagggaaggacaggaacaaggacagagaaagacaaagtccTGCAGAGGCAGTCTTAGGGACAGTGACAGCCTCCAGGGGGGAAAGGATCACACATCCAGGCTTCCGGGTCTTGGAGAGAATCGGAGGTGGGAAGAACAGGTGGGCAACCAGAGACCCCCCTGTACCCTGCGGAGATCAAACGACCAAGGCCAGGGAGGACTCGGAGCTAGGGACGcaccccactgagggcagagcccagcatCCCCAGAGCAGCAGGCCGTGGGTCGTCACCTGCACTAACTCCCCTTTGTTCTCTCTCAGGGCCAACCCCAGCACCCTCGCTGCTCCCTAACCCGAAGAAGGATTCCACAGAAGGCGATTCCGATGGAAGGAGCCACCCTGCGCCTGTAATTCACTTCCACCTCCATCTCTtgggcttcctctctcctctgtccctaaGTGCCTCCGCCCagctcttctcctttccctgctttgACAACGCCAACCCCGGAGGCCCTCGTCTCTGGCAGGCACTCGGGCTCTGCATGGGAACTGCTGCATGAAATCCCTGGGAAGCTCTCCTCACCCCTTTCCTACCATCACCCTGACCCCTCACCGCGGACTCTGGGAAGCAGCCCCggacagcagagcagggaggagggctgggaaTCGGCAGGGCACGGCTCACCCGGCTGGAGGGGCCTCGGGAAgggaggctgggcctgggtgTCCCCACTTGGTTCTCTGATGCCGGGGAGTCTGTGCTCATGCCCACTTCTGCTCTTGCTCTTAGCTCTCAAGAAACCTTCCTTCAGTGGACTTGGCGCAAACGACAAGGgaagcagaagaggaggaggacccGGGAACGGGGTGAGTCAGGCAGAAAAAGGGGCCGGTGAACATGGACACATCTTTTCTCTCGTTGCCCCGTCCCTGTTGTGGGTATCTCAGCAAACAGCACAAAACCCGGGGTGCTGCCCTAGCCTCTGACcacaaagaggagaggagaggaagatccCAGTCCCTGCGGCACTAGGAGGTCCTGAGAACATCCCACGGGGAACCTCCACCTGATCCCTGCAACTCCCTGTGGTGGTTGGGCGCTGTCGTCCAGGAGCTGCTGATCTTGGAGGGAGGGCCCTGGCTGCCTGGAGGGACTGGACCCCAGGCAGCCTAGGCACGGTGACCTTCTGGCAAAGGGCTCCACGCCCCCCATTGAGGCCCTCTCTCTGCACGACCCAAGCCTTGCACTCCCACCCTGCAAAAGCCAGCAGACGGCTTGCTCCCGGACGACACTAGTCACGAAGAGACAGTGGTGGGGTGGCCTCATCTCCCACTTCAGGCACGTGAGAAATGAGCAAACAAGACAGGCCCCCTGGCTCACAGGAGCAGGACAGCTCACCCCTCCCAGCGCTGCATCCCTGTGGGCGGGGAGTCGGGCCTGGTCTCCAGCTGAGTCATGTCCGCGGGCCACTCCTATACGATCTAACCAACACCTCCAGTCCCCCAAGCCTCCAAGATTCCTCGTGGGAGGTAGTGGGTCCCCTCATGGCACATTTTGCTTTGTGAGTTTCATACTCTAGAGACTCTCCTCGATCCCTCAGTCGGCAGGGGAGACCCACCAGGGAAAGGCCACCCTGCCTACTCCCACCTTGCCCAACACCTGCCCACAGCCTGTGGACTGTGCGAACTCACTTCCCATGGGGGTCGGGAGCACGTCGTCTCTGCCACGCCACCTGCAACACTCATGTGGGCAAAGGCTCCCCCCACAGAGAAGGGCACGTCCAGGGCTctcagagaggctggggaagggacAGCCCAGCAGGAGGAGGACCCCGCCGTCATGGAGGAGGACGCTCAGGGAAGGGGCCTGAGGGACCCTGGCAGTGTAGCCTTCATTCAGCCCCAGGGGGCCCACAGGAAATCCCCCTTTCTTCAGGTCATGCATGGGTTCTGCAGGAAAACCTCCACCTGAACACCTCAGAAGACACGTCCCGCAAAACCCCACAGGCCTCTGGTAAGGCCCAGGCCACACGCCACTCGCTATCTCACACCACTCTACCCGTTGTCTCCACAGCTGCGCCACAGGACAGTGTGCCCACCACCCCGAGACACCAGAGGCTCCCAGCGTGCTCCAACAAAGGGAGCCAGGACGGCCCTGGGGCCCCACTTGCGGCTCCGATTTGGGCCCGGAGGAGGATTCGGCGTGAACGTACAGGGAAACACGCCTGCAGAAACGGCTCTCTTACGCCTAACCTCTGTAGGCCAAAGAGAAGACTTCTGGGCAGCCCACCAGAGGATGGCACTGGAGCCCCGAGGACGGCACTGGAGCCCCGAGGACGAGACGAGAGGACCCTCTGAGTCGGCCACCACACCCAGAGTTGGCTGCCCGGGTCCTGCCGATGACGGACACTTGGAGCACGAGGCAACCACCTGGGCCCACAACAGTCCGTTGTATGGGGAGACTGGGCCCACCTGGGACTGGGCGGGACAGCAGCCTTCCCGTTGTCTCCCCTGTCTGCTGCAGGGGCTGCTCCTCCTCCCGCTGTCCCCTGGAGTCCCCGACAACCCTGCAGAGCATGACACATGCAGGACGAAGCGGCAATGCCAGGGCCCCTTGACCACCCTGGGATCGACTCGAGGGGCAGCAGCCCTACCCCTGCTGGATTCCCCGAGGGTGCTGCACCGGAACCGCCCCCGTCGCTTCGACGCACAGGACTGtgaccaatgctgggctcaacacTGGCAGCAGCCCCACAAAACGGGCCCCGCTCAGCCTGTGTGTTTGGCAGCAGCAAGAGGATTAGGGAGGAGAGGCTCTCCCCTGCACTCAGCGGCCTCTTCCTTTTACAACTCAGACAGCAGAGGCCTCCCCCAGCTGGGCCTCCGCCACCTGACCAGGAACGACCCACGCggagggacagctctacgcccctattcagcaggaagaagctacagaagatgagaccGTCCTCCTTCAACAACCTTCACCACGCAAGGCTCCGCACTGGTCAGGGGCAcacgaggagggaggggaaggctaGCTGAGCGCCAAGCAGGAGCTGGCACGCCACACCGCCCCCCAACCTGTGATACGGGGGACATCCCTCAGGCGCTCTGACTGCCCTCAagctgaggaaagggaaaaacagattcTCCACAGATGGAGACCAAACCCGGCAAGAccggagtctcccttggtttgtaAAAGTCCTCGTGATTCTGTAGGAAGAGGCCTGCTTAACGAGAGCCTAGCGACCTGCCAGAGGCCCAGATCTCCGTTTCCTGAAGCCCtgacatctccctcccctccacgacactgagggaggctgaggccgaAGGAAATGTCTGTAGGACAGAGTTTCTTTTCAAACGTGCAGTCCCTGGGATGGACCTGTGAGAGGAGGAAGgtaacattcctccaggaagctccgcACCATCTTTCAATTCATGCCTTCCTAGCAGGAAAAACCACCTTCCCTTCACAAGAGCAAAGTTAACTGTAGCCTCGGTGTCCTC encodes the following:
- the LOC131830070 gene encoding uncharacterized protein LOC131830070, coding for MGNLNCCCIEICGECLLEDVETPPPTPPTPQRHRKKRVRFSLHNEVFTIEDPEEDPVEDQSKDLPRSWTKEGPPTLREVDAGSKDSSLHDDLMEELLPTLRAEEETLTLPQEAATGYTPYAYSPITPFRGTDLTQQGRVFSPPLVWRASPLLSSSREQRLGRTEQTECPAETQDPVLQSLQTSRSFGRCAWCVGGLGLAFTWVDATGPGMWVCGLRAFHQKTSPTEWT